A genomic stretch from Styela clava chromosome 5, kaStyClav1.hap1.2, whole genome shotgun sequence includes:
- the LOC120331734 gene encoding large ribosomal subunit protein eL28-like, producing the protein MSANLQWMIIRNNSCFLLKRNDQQFTTELNNLKNKNSYRFNGLIHKKTVGVEADPEGKGVVLVTKKKGSYRKPKTSLHKVTLNRGWRRSLRSIRRTVRKNRYRKDLKMAAVRRASAILKSQKPSKAATA; encoded by the exons ATGTCTGCTAACTTGCAATGGATGATCATCAGAAACAATTCTTGTTTCTTGTTGAAGCGGAACGACCAGCAATTCACAACAgaattaaataatttgaaaaacaagaACAGTTACAG ATTCAACGGTCTCATTCACAAAAAAACTGTCGGAGTGGAAGCGGATCCCGAAGGCAAGGGGGTTGTCCTGGTAACCAAGAAAAAAGGAA GTTACAGAAAACCTAA AACATCTCTTCATAAAGTGACCTTGAACCGGGGTTGGAGAAGGTCATTGAGATCGATCAGACGTACAGTCCGTAAGAATCG GTACAGGAAAGACCTGAAGATGGCAGCAGTGAGACGTGCAAGTGCGATTTTAAAAAGTCAGAAACCTTCGAAGGCTGCGACTGCATGA